A portion of the Microbulbifer agarilyticus genome contains these proteins:
- a CDS encoding ester cyclase produces the protein MNKQLSKSAVEMWAADAKVDTAIFAPDYVNHQAPLATGGTGAIDLATWASVVNTVHGAFSDLKVEILTQIAEGDRVATHWRFYGTNSGEYLGVPATGKGVSWTGVQIDRHADGKIAESWVVWDFFTLRSQLGLEGQD, from the coding sequence ATGAATAAGCAACTGTCAAAGAGTGCCGTTGAAATGTGGGCCGCTGATGCGAAAGTGGACACCGCAATCTTTGCGCCGGATTACGTCAATCATCAAGCCCCTCTTGCGACAGGTGGAACCGGGGCCATCGATTTGGCTACCTGGGCTAGCGTGGTGAATACAGTGCATGGCGCATTCTCCGATCTCAAGGTGGAAATCTTGACTCAGATTGCTGAGGGGGATCGAGTGGCTACGCACTGGCGATTTTATGGCACCAACTCAGGTGAATACCTTGGCGTACCAGCGACAGGTAAAGGGGTCAGTTGGACTGGTGTACAGATTGACCGACATGCGGATGGCAAGATCGCGGAAAGTTGGGTGGTATGGGATTTTTTCACATTGCGCAGCCAGCTGGGGCTTGAGGGGCAAGATTGA
- the chrA gene encoding chromate efflux transporter: MPVSEVNRHSPVEIFFVFLKLGLTSFGGPIAHLGYFRREFVENRAWIGEHQFAQLLSISQFLPGPASSQLGFCIGLIRGGWLGALCAFLAFTLPSVALLIVFAAVSSFFSGPIGEAVIHGLKLVACAVVADALLGMSKNLCPDAKRRSIAVAAAALLLVFSSSTMQLVVILVGGILGASVLRGGVASDSAEPLQAPLSRRLGFLLLLLFLVLLIGLPLFASAAPSLLSVAEAFYRAGALVFGGGHVVLPLLEDSVVTQGWVSPDQFLAGYGASQAIPGPMFAFSAYLGALIPTGAGALLTAAVALVFMFLPGFLLVAGVLPFWSSVSHSPVAARVIAGVNAAVVGLLAAALYNPIFTSGIEDTQDLAIALVGFGLLAVWRLSPLIVVLWCVLASVLPVLI, translated from the coding sequence ATGCCGGTAAGTGAAGTCAATCGACATAGTCCCGTAGAGATATTTTTTGTTTTTCTGAAGTTAGGCCTAACCTCTTTCGGGGGGCCAATCGCCCACCTGGGCTATTTTCGGCGCGAGTTCGTCGAAAATCGTGCTTGGATTGGCGAACATCAGTTTGCACAACTCCTATCAATCAGCCAGTTTTTGCCTGGGCCAGCAAGTAGCCAGCTTGGCTTCTGTATCGGACTTATTCGTGGTGGATGGTTGGGGGCATTGTGTGCTTTTCTTGCGTTTACACTGCCCTCGGTAGCTCTGCTAATCGTTTTTGCTGCAGTATCCTCTTTCTTTTCTGGGCCAATCGGAGAGGCTGTTATCCACGGTCTAAAGCTAGTGGCGTGCGCGGTGGTTGCGGATGCGTTGCTCGGCATGTCGAAGAACCTGTGCCCTGATGCAAAACGGCGGTCCATTGCGGTGGCGGCAGCCGCACTACTTCTGGTGTTTTCTTCTTCGACGATGCAATTGGTAGTAATCCTAGTTGGCGGTATCTTGGGTGCCTCAGTGTTGCGCGGTGGGGTAGCTTCTGATTCTGCAGAGCCTCTTCAAGCCCCACTAAGTAGGCGCCTCGGTTTTCTTTTGCTCTTGCTGTTCTTGGTACTGTTGATTGGTTTGCCGCTGTTTGCAAGCGCAGCACCGAGCCTGCTATCGGTTGCCGAGGCGTTTTACCGTGCGGGTGCACTGGTGTTTGGCGGTGGTCACGTGGTATTGCCGCTGCTTGAGGATTCTGTGGTAACGCAGGGGTGGGTGAGCCCAGATCAGTTTTTGGCTGGCTACGGCGCGTCGCAGGCCATTCCGGGGCCAATGTTTGCATTCTCTGCTTACCTGGGGGCGCTGATCCCTACCGGTGCGGGGGCGTTATTGACCGCGGCAGTGGCATTGGTTTTTATGTTTCTGCCCGGGTTTCTGCTGGTGGCTGGTGTGCTGCCGTTCTGGAGCTCTGTATCCCACAGTCCGGTTGCCGCGCGCGTTATCGCGGGCGTGAATGCGGCGGTGGTCGGTCTATTGGCCGCAGCGCTGTATAACCCCATTTTCACCTCGGGTATTGAAGACACCCAAGATCTCGCCATCGCATTGGTAGGCTTCGGTTTGCTGGCGGTTTGGCGACTCTCGCCACTGATCGTCGTGTTGTGGTGTGTGCTCGCCAGTGTCCTGCCGGTTTTGATTTAG
- a CDS encoding nuclear transport factor 2 family protein, protein MQRQAGNCAVAKQLYDAFLAGDIDGIYALLDPNIEWELVGSDEVPHFGVYRGLDEVKRFFSIVGDINRVESFEVLSYTETEKGAYVECRERGHFVGHPQHFDIRSCQILEIESGRIVRFRIYQDTSQMVDAWRS, encoded by the coding sequence ATGCAGCGACAGGCTGGGAATTGTGCGGTCGCCAAGCAGCTATACGATGCGTTTCTCGCCGGCGATATCGACGGGATTTATGCTCTGCTGGATCCGAACATCGAGTGGGAGTTGGTGGGCTCCGACGAGGTACCACATTTTGGCGTTTACCGCGGTCTCGATGAGGTGAAGCGCTTTTTCTCCATCGTCGGTGATATCAACCGAGTCGAGTCGTTTGAGGTGCTTTCTTATACCGAGACGGAGAAGGGCGCTTATGTGGAGTGCAGAGAGCGCGGCCACTTCGTAGGGCACCCGCAGCACTTTGATATACGGTCTTGCCAGATACTTGAAATTGAAAGCGGGCGTATCGTGCGCTTTCGCATTTATCAGGACACTTCGCAGATGGTAGATGCCTGGCGGTCCTGA
- a CDS encoding DUF885 domain-containing protein has translation MKQVTAILLFASILCACGPKDTPSEKTDANTPQTLVDQSATESAAEEEKPSRRATVNEETFERLSAQMIERMWQLFPTWAISNGYYKVASELQVPDNHYRRAVLSFARDYLNQFSGFDPQTLSAGARTDLALIINFLNQTIWKLTEFKPHEWNPADYNVSHGFALILNTDYAPLDERLRTFSERLTKVPAYYAAAEKTLKNPAAPQLILAIQQNEGAKSVFGESLESQIEDSGLSPREQEQFLSRLKAARKAIDEYVVFLQTMHSKMANVESFRDFRIGEEQYEQKFGYDIQISMSGKSLYERALREKDRLHLKMDELADKLWPKYFPDEKRPTDILEKIHKVLEKLSLNHATKETFKAEVEKQIPELVAFVKEKDLLSLDEEKPLVVRTTPPYMRGFAIASINAPGPYDKDANTYYNVMPVAELADDRAESFLREYNTYLMQILNIHEAIPGHYTQLVYANQSPSLIKNILGNGAMIEGWAVYTERMMLEAGYGNFEPELWMMYYKWNLRTVINTLLDYSIQVKGMTEQEALDMMMKQGFQQKTEALGKWRRATLSQVQLTSYFAGYMDIMELRDEIKEKMGDAFDLKQFHETFLSYGNAPVPVIRELMLAKLEEKPLDEL, from the coding sequence ATGAAACAAGTGACTGCGATACTTCTTTTCGCCAGCATACTCTGCGCCTGCGGACCGAAAGATACGCCAAGCGAGAAAACTGACGCCAACACACCACAGACGCTCGTCGACCAGAGCGCAACCGAATCCGCTGCCGAAGAAGAAAAACCCAGCCGACGCGCTACCGTCAACGAAGAAACATTTGAGCGCCTAAGTGCACAAATGATTGAGCGCATGTGGCAGCTATTCCCCACATGGGCAATCAGCAACGGCTACTACAAAGTCGCCAGTGAACTCCAGGTACCGGACAATCACTACCGCCGGGCGGTACTGAGCTTTGCGCGAGACTACCTGAACCAATTTTCCGGATTTGACCCGCAAACCCTGAGCGCCGGTGCGCGCACCGACCTTGCGCTGATCATCAATTTTCTCAACCAAACCATCTGGAAACTCACCGAATTCAAACCGCACGAGTGGAACCCCGCCGATTACAATGTTTCGCACGGTTTCGCGCTGATCCTGAATACCGATTACGCACCGCTGGACGAGCGTCTACGCACCTTTAGCGAACGCCTCACCAAGGTACCCGCCTATTACGCCGCTGCGGAAAAAACCCTGAAAAACCCCGCTGCACCCCAGTTGATACTGGCCATCCAGCAAAATGAGGGCGCCAAATCCGTATTCGGTGAATCCCTGGAAAGTCAGATCGAAGACAGTGGACTGTCCCCGCGCGAACAGGAGCAGTTTCTCAGCCGTTTGAAAGCTGCACGCAAGGCAATCGATGAATACGTCGTTTTCCTGCAAACAATGCACTCAAAAATGGCGAACGTCGAAAGCTTCCGAGATTTTCGTATTGGCGAAGAACAGTACGAACAAAAATTTGGCTACGACATTCAGATCAGCATGAGCGGCAAGTCGCTGTACGAACGTGCGCTGCGCGAGAAAGATCGCCTCCACCTGAAAATGGACGAGCTGGCAGACAAACTGTGGCCCAAGTATTTTCCCGATGAAAAACGCCCGACCGATATTCTGGAAAAAATCCACAAGGTGCTGGAAAAGCTTTCACTGAATCACGCCACCAAGGAAACCTTCAAGGCCGAGGTTGAAAAACAGATTCCTGAGCTTGTCGCCTTCGTCAAAGAAAAAGACCTGTTGTCGCTGGACGAAGAAAAGCCGCTGGTCGTTCGCACCACCCCGCCCTATATGCGCGGTTTCGCCATTGCCTCCATCAATGCACCAGGCCCCTACGACAAAGACGCCAATACCTACTACAACGTGATGCCGGTTGCGGAACTGGCGGACGACCGCGCCGAAAGCTTTCTGCGTGAGTACAACACCTACCTGATGCAGATCTTGAATATTCACGAGGCCATTCCCGGGCACTACACGCAGCTGGTATACGCCAACCAGTCCCCAAGCCTCATCAAGAATATTCTCGGCAACGGCGCGATGATTGAGGGCTGGGCGGTTTACACCGAGCGCATGATGCTGGAAGCCGGTTACGGCAACTTCGAGCCGGAACTCTGGATGATGTATTACAAATGGAACCTGCGCACCGTCATCAACACGCTTTTGGACTATTCCATTCAGGTGAAGGGCATGACGGAGCAAGAAGCCCTGGATATGATGATGAAACAGGGGTTCCAGCAAAAAACTGAAGCGCTGGGTAAATGGCGCCGCGCCACGCTCTCACAGGTGCAGCTCACCAGCTATTTTGCCGGCTACATGGACATCATGGAACTACGGGATGAAATCAAGGAAAAGATGGGCGACGCATTCGATTTGAAGCAGTTCCATGAGACCTTCCTGAGCTACGGCAATGCGCCGGTCCCGGTCATCCGCGAACTGATGCTGGCAAAGCTTGAGGAGAAACCGCTCGACGAACTGTAA
- a CDS encoding 4a-hydroxytetrahydrobiopterin dehydratase encodes MTELAAQACEACRADAPLVSDGELATLIREIPDWTPMTRDGVMQLERVFKFRNFKQALAFTNRVGAIAEEVGHHPALLTEWGKVTVTWWSHEAGGLHKNDFIMAARTDQQLDAE; translated from the coding sequence ATGACTGAGCTGGCAGCTCAAGCCTGCGAGGCCTGTCGTGCAGACGCACCACTGGTATCCGATGGAGAACTCGCGACGCTAATCCGCGAAATTCCGGACTGGACCCCAATGACCCGCGACGGCGTTATGCAATTGGAGCGTGTGTTTAAGTTCCGTAACTTCAAGCAGGCGTTAGCGTTTACTAATCGCGTCGGCGCGATTGCCGAAGAGGTGGGGCACCACCCAGCACTGCTGACCGAGTGGGGCAAGGTGACCGTTACCTGGTGGAGCCACGAGGCGGGCGGTTTGCACAAGAATGATTTTATTATGGCGGCGCGGACCGACCAGCAGCTGGACGCAGAGTAA
- a CDS encoding TlyA family RNA methyltransferase: MTRLDLLLVQQQLASSRTHARKLIDAGQVQVSDAAGSQWRTATKASQNLSEDTQLRVEALPEDQYVSRAGIKLAGILDHTGLNPAGWHALDVGCSTGGFSDCLLQRGAELVVGVDVGRDQLAPALLENPRMHLFEGINARDLTTEQISPWGDGGFNAVVMDVSFISQTLILPQLPALLKPQGHLLSLVKPQFEVGPEGIGKGGLVKDPSLYQGVQEKICALCEALDLTVRDYIESPIKGGDGNREFLLWATKRD; encoded by the coding sequence ATGACCCGCCTCGACCTACTGCTGGTACAGCAACAACTCGCCAGCTCCCGCACCCATGCCCGCAAACTGATTGACGCCGGGCAGGTACAGGTATCGGATGCAGCCGGAAGCCAGTGGCGCACCGCCACCAAGGCCAGCCAGAACCTGAGTGAGGACACCCAGCTGCGCGTGGAAGCGCTGCCGGAAGACCAGTATGTCTCCCGCGCCGGTATCAAGCTGGCGGGCATTCTCGACCACACCGGCCTGAACCCCGCGGGCTGGCACGCCCTGGATGTAGGCTGCTCCACCGGCGGCTTTAGTGACTGCTTGCTGCAGCGGGGCGCAGAACTGGTGGTGGGAGTGGATGTGGGACGCGACCAGCTGGCGCCGGCATTACTGGAAAACCCGCGCATGCACCTGTTCGAAGGTATCAACGCACGCGATCTCACCACCGAACAAATTTCTCCCTGGGGAGACGGGGGCTTCAACGCGGTGGTGATGGATGTTTCGTTTATTTCCCAAACACTCATCCTGCCCCAGCTTCCCGCCCTGCTGAAGCCACAGGGGCACCTGCTGAGCCTGGTAAAACCCCAGTTTGAGGTAGGTCCGGAAGGAATCGGTAAAGGTGGACTGGTAAAGGACCCGAGCCTCTATCAAGGCGTGCAAGAAAAAATCTGCGCGCTGTGTGAAGCGCTGGATCTTACCGTGCGGGATTACATTGAAAGCCCGATCAAGGGCGGAGACGGTAACCGCGAATTTCTACTGTGGGCCACAAAGCGCGATTAG
- the nhaA gene encoding Na+/H+ antiporter NhaA: MANKVLSKFRVRKGKVFEAPLENALGRLMTPFDEFIHRQSSSGVLLMICAVIALVIANSAWQAGYAHLLHLPVSYNFGDWSLSMSFHHWINDGLMAIFFLLVGLELKREFLVGELSERKHAVLPVMAAIGGMVVPALIFSMFNVGTPTERGWGIPMATDIAFAVGCIAILGNRVPRAVVTFLVALAIVDDLGAILVIAIWYTESVNMIALMGAFLLTAILWLLNLAGVRHSAAYIFVGILLWYDLHITGVHATLAGVITAMAIPARPKYDPVAFSSFVKDIIRSFDRSFRPGDKIIANDALRARVSALDNGVHLVQSPLQRMETRLHIPVAFIVVPIFALANAGIPVDSFTSAEAVLNPLTIGVICGLVFGKLIGIVGATWIGWKLGWGELPKHSTFHHIIGVALLGGIGFTMSIFISELAFAGQNEMLIQAKAGVLLASLIAGISGFLILRRAPIEESTQSEEVDVVATAEMSTGRKLP, encoded by the coding sequence ATGGCAAATAAGGTTCTGAGTAAATTCAGAGTGCGTAAAGGCAAGGTGTTCGAGGCGCCATTGGAGAATGCCCTGGGACGCCTGATGACGCCGTTCGATGAATTTATTCACCGCCAGAGTAGCAGTGGTGTACTGCTGATGATTTGCGCAGTGATTGCCCTGGTGATCGCCAACTCTGCATGGCAGGCGGGCTATGCGCATCTCCTTCACCTACCAGTCAGTTACAACTTCGGTGACTGGTCGCTGTCGATGAGTTTCCACCACTGGATCAATGATGGCCTGATGGCGATCTTCTTCTTGCTGGTGGGCCTCGAACTCAAGCGTGAGTTCCTGGTCGGCGAACTCTCCGAAAGGAAACATGCAGTACTGCCCGTGATGGCCGCCATTGGCGGCATGGTGGTACCGGCCCTGATCTTCTCCATGTTCAATGTGGGGACGCCCACCGAGCGCGGTTGGGGTATTCCCATGGCCACCGATATCGCCTTTGCGGTGGGCTGTATTGCCATTCTGGGGAACCGGGTGCCGCGCGCGGTAGTGACCTTCCTGGTGGCATTGGCGATTGTGGATGACCTGGGAGCCATCCTGGTGATTGCCATCTGGTACACCGAAAGCGTCAATATGATCGCGCTGATGGGTGCCTTCCTGCTGACAGCGATCTTGTGGCTGCTGAATTTGGCCGGGGTACGGCACTCCGCCGCCTATATATTTGTGGGTATCCTGCTGTGGTACGACCTTCACATCACCGGTGTGCACGCCACGCTAGCGGGGGTGATTACCGCGATGGCCATCCCGGCGCGCCCGAAGTACGACCCGGTGGCGTTCAGTTCCTTTGTTAAAGACATCATTCGCAGCTTCGACCGCAGCTTCCGCCCCGGCGACAAGATTATTGCCAACGACGCACTGCGCGCACGGGTGTCTGCGCTGGATAACGGCGTACACCTGGTGCAATCCCCGTTGCAGCGCATGGAAACGCGCCTGCACATTCCGGTGGCCTTCATCGTGGTACCGATTTTTGCCCTGGCCAATGCGGGCATTCCAGTGGACAGCTTTACCAGTGCTGAGGCGGTACTGAACCCGCTGACCATTGGTGTGATTTGTGGTCTGGTGTTCGGCAAGCTGATCGGCATCGTCGGTGCCACCTGGATCGGCTGGAAACTGGGCTGGGGTGAACTGCCCAAGCATTCCACCTTCCACCACATCATCGGCGTCGCCCTGCTGGGTGGTATCGGTTTCACCATGTCGATCTTTATTTCAGAGCTGGCCTTTGCCGGTCAGAATGAAATGCTGATTCAGGCCAAGGCGGGTGTGTTGCTCGCGTCGCTGATCGCGGGTATTTCGGGTTTCTTGATCCTGCGCCGCGCGCCGATCGAGGAGTCCACCCAGAGCGAAGAAGTCGATGTTGTTGCTACCGCTGAGATGAGCACCGGTAGAAAGTTGCCCTGA
- a CDS encoding M1 family metallopeptidase encodes MTIKTLYRRLGAVLLGFAGASAAIAADPLNVTGDKFRQLEELLPTPNTYRAASGAPGHEYWQQQADYDIKVSLDDDKQRITASETITYTNNSPDTLRYLWVQLDQNRFKPNSSGNLAAPVDVESIAPDTIPFRSFRREVVSRDFQGGYDITKVADARGRDLRHTIVDTNMRIDLPQPLKSGDGVTFQIGWEYNIIEQKALGGRSGYEYFERDGNYLYEIAQWFPRMAAYNDVSGWQNKQFLGRGEFALEFGDYRVAIEVPADHIVASTGVLQNPQDVLTREQRARLKKAETAKKPVMIVTKEEALENEKDRATARKTWVFEAENVRDFAWASSRKFLWDAQGYKKGGTDTMAMSYYPEEGTPLWDKYSTEAIIHTMEVFNRYSFDYPYPTSISVNGPVGGMEYPMITFNGPRPEIDEEDRSKRTYSRRTKYGLISVIIHEVGHNYYPMIVNSDERQWTWMDEGLNTYVQFLAEQEWEEKYPSRRGDARKIIDYMKSENQVPIMTNSESILQFGNNAYGKPATALNILRETVMGRELFDFAFREYSQRWKFKRPMPADFFRTMEDASGMDLDWFWRGWFYTTDNVDISIDAVKHYTVGTKNPDVEGPWKRERFEEEPESVTKQKNRANKMTRIVDGKPELADFYNEHDEFDVSNADRNRYRGMLDGLEDWERDLLKVESNVYVLNFSNIGGLVMPIILKLDYTDGSSEELRIPAEIWTRNAAKTSKMLVRGKDKLLKSVVVDPHWETADVDVENNHYPRRIIKSRLELFKDEKARNLMKDWQEELKED; translated from the coding sequence ATGACCATTAAGACTTTATACCGTCGCCTGGGCGCGGTACTGCTCGGATTTGCCGGGGCCTCCGCGGCCATTGCCGCCGACCCGCTGAACGTCACCGGTGACAAGTTCCGCCAGCTGGAAGAGCTGCTTCCCACCCCGAACACCTATCGCGCCGCCTCTGGTGCGCCGGGGCACGAATACTGGCAGCAGCAGGCCGATTACGATATCAAGGTCTCCCTGGATGATGACAAGCAACGCATCACGGCGTCTGAAACCATCACCTACACCAACAACTCGCCGGACACCCTGCGCTACCTGTGGGTGCAGCTGGACCAGAACCGTTTCAAGCCGAATTCTTCCGGTAACCTGGCGGCGCCGGTAGACGTTGAGTCCATTGCCCCGGATACCATTCCGTTCCGCAGCTTCCGTCGCGAAGTGGTGTCCAGAGATTTCCAAGGTGGTTATGACATCACCAAGGTGGCCGATGCCCGCGGCCGCGATCTGCGCCACACCATCGTCGACACAAATATGCGTATCGACCTGCCGCAGCCGCTGAAGTCTGGCGACGGCGTGACCTTCCAGATCGGCTGGGAATACAACATCATCGAGCAGAAGGCGCTGGGTGGCCGTTCCGGTTACGAATACTTCGAGCGCGATGGCAACTACCTGTATGAGATCGCGCAGTGGTTCCCGCGCATGGCGGCCTACAACGACGTGAGCGGCTGGCAGAACAAGCAGTTCCTGGGCCGTGGTGAATTTGCCCTGGAATTCGGCGATTACCGCGTGGCTATCGAAGTACCGGCGGACCACATTGTTGCCTCCACCGGTGTGCTGCAGAACCCGCAAGACGTACTGACCCGCGAGCAGCGCGCGCGCCTGAAGAAGGCCGAGACGGCGAAGAAGCCGGTCATGATCGTGACCAAGGAAGAAGCTCTGGAAAACGAGAAAGATCGCGCAACTGCCCGCAAGACCTGGGTGTTCGAAGCGGAAAACGTGCGTGACTTTGCCTGGGCTTCCTCGCGTAAGTTCCTGTGGGATGCGCAGGGCTACAAGAAGGGCGGCACCGACACCATGGCGATGTCTTACTACCCGGAAGAGGGTACGCCGCTGTGGGACAAGTACTCCACTGAAGCCATCATCCACACAATGGAAGTGTTTAACCGCTACAGCTTCGATTACCCGTACCCGACCTCTATTTCGGTAAATGGCCCGGTAGGTGGTATGGAATACCCGATGATCACCTTCAACGGCCCGCGCCCGGAGATCGATGAAGAGGATCGCTCCAAGCGCACCTATTCCCGTCGCACCAAGTACGGATTGATCTCGGTGATCATCCACGAGGTAGGTCACAACTACTACCCGATGATCGTGAACTCCGATGAGCGTCAGTGGACCTGGATGGATGAAGGCCTAAACACCTACGTTCAGTTCCTGGCGGAGCAGGAGTGGGAAGAGAAGTACCCGTCTCGCCGTGGCGACGCGCGCAAGATCATTGATTACATGAAGAGCGAGAACCAGGTGCCGATCATGACCAACTCAGAATCTATTCTGCAGTTTGGTAACAATGCATACGGCAAGCCAGCTACCGCGCTGAATATCCTGCGTGAAACCGTGATGGGCCGCGAGCTGTTCGACTTCGCGTTCCGCGAGTACTCCCAGCGTTGGAAGTTCAAGCGTCCGATGCCGGCGGATTTCTTCCGCACCATGGAAGACGCATCCGGTATGGATTTGGATTGGTTCTGGCGCGGTTGGTTTTACACCACTGACAATGTGGATATCAGCATTGATGCAGTGAAGCATTACACCGTGGGTACCAAAAACCCGGATGTAGAAGGCCCGTGGAAGCGTGAGCGTTTCGAGGAAGAGCCGGAGTCTGTGACCAAGCAGAAGAACCGTGCGAACAAGATGACGCGCATTGTGGACGGCAAGCCGGAGCTGGCGGACTTCTACAATGAGCACGATGAGTTTGATGTGTCCAATGCGGACCGCAATCGTTACCGCGGTATGCTGGATGGGCTGGAAGACTGGGAACGCGATCTGCTGAAAGTAGAGAGCAATGTGTACGTACTGAACTTCAGCAATATCGGTGGTCTGGTGATGCCGATCATCCTGAAGCTGGACTACACCGATGGTTCTTCCGAGGAGCTGCGCATCCCGGCGGAAATCTGGACCCGCAATGCGGCCAAGACTTCCAAGATGCTGGTGCGAGGTAAGGACAAGCTGCTGAAGTCGGTTGTGGTCGATCCGCACTGGGAGACTGCCGACGTAGACGTGGAGAACAACCACTACCCGCGCCGAATCATCAAGTCGCGTCTAGAGCTGTTCAAAGACGAGAAAGCGCGCAACTTGATGAAAGACTGGCAGGAAGAGTTGAAAGAGGACTAA
- a CDS encoding DUF6702 family protein — protein MLRVWQLAFVSFALVLSAAQAHAHRYHFGLTEMSVNERSQSLEITHRFFIADMERALQLSASKEMKDAKAQMEAYVNDRFQLRTADGAVIKPKWVGMEADVHDVWVYQELPLAEVQGKELQVRQSMLMEMERDQVNTVNVTRDGNTETFTLKPGSSAVTVQF, from the coding sequence ATGCTTCGAGTTTGGCAGCTTGCCTTTGTCTCTTTCGCTCTTGTCTTGAGTGCGGCTCAAGCCCACGCCCATCGCTACCACTTCGGCCTCACCGAAATGTCCGTGAATGAGCGTAGCCAGTCCCTGGAAATCACTCATCGTTTCTTTATCGCGGATATGGAGCGCGCGCTGCAGTTGAGTGCGAGTAAGGAAATGAAGGATGCCAAGGCGCAGATGGAGGCGTATGTGAATGATCGCTTTCAGTTGCGCACTGCCGATGGTGCAGTGATCAAGCCCAAGTGGGTGGGAATGGAAGCGGATGTGCACGATGTGTGGGTGTATCAGGAGCTGCCGCTGGCGGAGGTGCAGGGCAAGGAACTGCAGGTGCGTCAGTCGATGTTGATGGAGATGGAGCGGGATCAGGTAAACACCGTGAACGTTACCCGGGATGGCAATACTGAAACCTTTACCCTAAAGCCCGGTTCCAGTGCGGTAACGGTTCAGTTCTGA